Genomic DNA from Peribacillus simplex NBRC 15720 = DSM 1321:
GGCCCGGGAACGTATTCACCGCGGCATGCTGATCCGCGATTACTAGCGATTCCGGCTTCATGTAGGCGAGTTGCAGCCTACAATCCGAACTGAGAATGGCTTTATGGGATTCGCTTACCTTCGCAGGTTTGCAGCCCTTTGTACCATCCATTGTAGCACGTGTGTAGCCCAGGTCATAAGGGGCATGATGATTTGACGTCATCCCCACCTTCCTCCGGTTTGTCACCGGCAGTCACCTTAGAGTGCCCAACTGAATGCTGGCAACTAAGATCAAGGGTTGCGCTCGTTGCGGGACTTAACCCAACATCTCACGACACGAGCTGACGACAACCATGCACCACCTGTCACTCTGTCCCCCGAAGGGGAAAGCCCTATCTCTAGGGTTGTCAGAGGATGTCAAGACCTGGTAAGGTTCTTCGCGTTGCTTCGAATTAAACCACATGCTCCACCGCTTGTGCGGGCCCCCGTCAATTCCTTTGAGTTTCAGCCTTGCGGCCGTACTCCCCAGGCGGAGTGCTTAATGCGTTAGCTGCAGCACTAAAGGGCGGAAACCCTCTAACACTTAGCACTCATCGTTTACGGCGTGGACTACCAGGGTATCTAATCCTGTTTGCTCCCCACGCTTTCGCGCCTCAGTGTCAGTTACAGACCAGAAAGTCGCCTTCGCCACTGGTGTTCCTCCAAATCTCTACGCATTTCACCGCTACACTTGGAATTCCACTTTCCTCTTCTGCACTCAAGTTCCCCAGTTTCCAATGACCCTCCACGGTTGAGCCGTGGGCTTTCACATCAGACTTAAGGAACCACCTGCGCGCGCTTTACGCCCAATAATTCCGGACAACGCTTGCCACCTACGTATTACCGCGGCTGCTGGCACGTAGTTAGCCGTGGCTTTCTGGTTAGGTACCGTCAAGGTACCAGCAGTTACTCTGGTACTTGTTCTTCCCTAACAACAGAACTTTACGACCCGAAGGCCTTCTTCGTTCACGCGGCGTTGCTCCGTCAGACTTTCGTCCATTGCGGAAGATTCCCTACTGCTGCCTCCCGTAGGAGTCTGGGCCGTGTCTCAGTCCCAGTGTGGCCGATCACCCTCTCAGGTCGGCTACGCATCGTCGCCTTGGTGAGCCATTACCTCACCAACTAGCTAATGCGCCGCGGGCCCATCTATAAGTGACAGCGTAAACCGTCTTTCCATCTTCTCTCATGCGAGAAAAGAACGTATCCGGTATTAGCTCCGGTTTCCCGAAGTTATCCCAGTCTTATAGGCAGGTTGCCCACGTGTTACTCACCCGTCCGCCGCTAATCTCAGGGAGCAAGCTCCCGTCGATTCGCTCGACTTGCATGTATTAGGCACGCCGCCAGCGTTCGTCCTGAGCCAGGATCAAACTCTCCGAAGAAATGTTTGACTTGCTCATTTGCTTTTTTGATAGTGTATGCTCACTTAAAATTTAACGTTGGCGCTTTGTTTTGTTCAGTTTTCAAAGAGCAATTTCGTTGTCGTTTACTTCGTAAGCGACTTTTACATCTTATCATGTCTTCAACTCTGTTGTCAACATGTTTTTTAAGTTTTTTTGTTTTGATGAAGCTGCGAAAGCTGATGTCCCGCAGCGACATGTATTAATATAACACCTATATTATTAATGGTCAACAACAAAATCGAATTTTTTTAAAAGTTTTTTGACACCCGATAAAACCGATGATATACCTCGTTCCCTTTTGTCTCCGCTTTGATGACGTCAATTACCTTCTTCTCTATCAAATATTCCAATAAAACACCTAGGTCGACTGAATAAAACTTAACTTCCGGATGATCCATAAGCTCCGCAATCGTCCACGGATCTTCTTTCGTCCCCATTATTTCAACCAAATGCTGTGAACCTGCATTCGTCCTCGAATAAATAAGAAATTCACTAGCAAGGAATAGTAGCTCCAATCTTTTTTCGAGAGTTTCCTCACTGCTGATCAATTCTTTATACAGCTTGTAGATTTCAGGTTCCATATGCTTCACTTGGTTCCAGACCGTAACCTCCGGATAAAAGCCTTGTTCAATTATTTCCAAACGGGCCAAGTGATGCAGTGAATGAACGATATGGTTGTATGCCTCAAGATAATGGCCTTTTTCAAAGAAGCTTTTCCCATCCATGTACCTGCGAATTAACTTCGCGAATTCCATCCCCATCTTTAACTTCCTTCCATAGAAGGGGAACTCCCGAATTTCGGTTTTCAAACGGTCCAAATATTCATTCCGATCAAAAAGGACCTTCCCGTTATATATCCAGTCAACCACTTTGCGGTTCGTCCCTAATAGGAGCCATTCTTTTAATTGATCTTCCTTTACGATATGCAAGGCTGCCTTTTTATCCTGGTAAGTGTAATGTTTTAAAAACACGGCCTCTTCGGCTTCGTCTGCTATTACAAAAAGAATGTAGTCAAATGTATCGGTAATCGGGCTATTATCATCTCTTTTTTCTATTAACAAGATTCCAAGTGTAGATTTTAAACTTGCTCGCTCTTGATAAATCGGGCGAAGGATATCTTCCATCATAAATTCCTCCAAAACCTTTTTTTTTTAGACTTTCGACAAAACTCTTCAATTTCCTGCTTATTTCCCTTACCCCAAACCAATTCAATTCAAAAGTAATATGTATCCTTAATTTCTTTTTTGTTCCATCCATTGTTTATGTTATAGTTAAAGTTATATTTTAGGAGGGACAATCCATGGCTAAATATTCTAGCAAAATCAATAAAATACGTACTTTTGCTTTGAGTTTGATTTTCATTGGCTTTATCGTAATGTACCTTGGGCTATTCTTCAAAACGCACCCTGTTGTCATGACGATTTTCATGGGTCTGGGCCTTTTATTCATAATCGCAAGCACCGGCGTTTATTTTTGGATTGGAATGCTTTCTACAAAATCAATCCAGGTTGTCTGCCCTAACTGCGGCAAACCTACAAAAATACTAGGGCGTGTAGATATTTGCATGCATTGTGAAGAACCATTGACACTTGACAGAAAGTTGGAAGGCGAAGAATTCAACGAAAAATATAACCGAAAAAGCCTGCATGACTAGGTCGCCTAACTTAATTCCCTTTCAAGAAGTCTTTAACAATTGTATCATTTCTTCATAACATAAAAAAAAGTTCCAACCAAGTGGAGGAACTTTTTTTAATGCGATTCTTTTTTCGCACAATCCGTACAATCGCCGTAGATTTCCATCCGATGGTGACTAACATTGAAACCGGTGACTTGTGCTGCGAAATGCTCGACTTCATCCAATGCAGGATAATCGAAATCCACAATTTTTCCGCAAGTTTGGCAAATTACGTGATAATGATTCGTCGTCACGAAATCAAACCTTGCTGAAGAATCACCATACGTAAGTTCTTTTACCAAACCTACCTCACGGAAAACACGCAGGTTGTTATAAACCGTTGCCACACTCATATTCGGAAACTTGCCTTCCAGCGCTTTATATATATCATCAGCGCTAGGGTGGGACATGGAGCTTATCAAATACTCAAGTATCGCATGGCGTTGAGGAGTTATTCTTACACCGGTATCTTTTAAGGAATCCAACGCTTCTTTTAACTGAACTTCAGACACCGTCATCCACCTCTTTTTCTCATTAAGTATGAATTCTTAAATTATAATATTTATAAATAGTGTA
This window encodes:
- a CDS encoding YgzB family protein; this encodes MAKYSSKINKIRTFALSLIFIGFIVMYLGLFFKTHPVVMTIFMGLGLLFIIASTGVYFWIGMLSTKSIQVVCPNCGKPTKILGRVDICMHCEEPLTLDRKLEGEEFNEKYNRKSLHD
- a CDS encoding nucleotidyltransferase-like protein, translating into MEDILRPIYQERASLKSTLGILLIEKRDDNSPITDTFDYILFVIADEAEEAVFLKHYTYQDKKAALHIVKEDQLKEWLLLGTNRKVVDWIYNGKVLFDRNEYLDRLKTEIREFPFYGRKLKMGMEFAKLIRRYMDGKSFFEKGHYLEAYNHIVHSLHHLARLEIIEQGFYPEVTVWNQVKHMEPEIYKLYKELISSEETLEKRLELLFLASEFLIYSRTNAGSQHLVEIMGTKEDPWTIAELMDHPEVKFYSVDLGVLLEYLIEKKVIDVIKAETKGNEVYHRFYRVSKNF
- the perR gene encoding peroxide-responsive transcriptional repressor PerR, producing MTVSEVQLKEALDSLKDTGVRITPQRHAILEYLISSMSHPSADDIYKALEGKFPNMSVATVYNNLRVFREVGLVKELTYGDSSARFDFVTTNHYHVICQTCGKIVDFDYPALDEVEHFAAQVTGFNVSHHRMEIYGDCTDCAKKESH